ATGTCTTCTTATATTTATAAGCCTTTCCTAAATATTTAGGTTAATAAGTAATAACGTCAAAAGATGTcagttgaaatataaaatttttggcCGAATTTGTACAATAGAAAATCTTCAataattcaatatattttgCCAATTCTTCTCTAGGGTCTTAAGCCTCTAATATCCttgttgatgatgattttgTAATGAGGACCAAAATGCTAAAGCGAACTCAAAACTTCCTTCTAATTATTTGAAATGTGATTAAATTAGGAGATTCAAGTCCAAAATTTCAATATGTGATAAATATAGGCCAGTGGTATGTTGCAAGATGGAAATCAAAATGCTAAACAACAATGGGTGCAACAAAATGCTAAAAACAAGAAGGGAAATTTGAGAAAGGtggtgagggagagagagagagagagagaaaactcttTTGTGCCATTATTTTCATCACAAGACCTCAAAATGCTAATGCTGGTTTGTTGTTGAATGGGCTTTGTTATGAAGTTAGGGTTTCAAGGGCAAAACGAGATTAGTTGTGTTAGATCTGATAGAGGGTTTTTATAGTAAATTTTGGATGTTCTTAAGGATTGGTTTATGGATAATGGTTGAGGCCATGGTCCttcgtgatttttttttttttttttttgagagagttttaacctatgacgttTACTCTTGATGAACGCTCTttgtcatcagaccaagacattaatcagtttttggtataggcgaaAATTGAACccagattttttattcaactataaaaaactttactagttgagctagcCAAAACTCATTGTTCCTCTGTGATGTTAAACCTAATGGTTACGATCATATTTGCTTTATTCAAATAAAAGGAAGGCttctttttatcattattaagGGAAATGTCTGACTTAATGTGATTGGCTACCTTTTCCTTTACCAATTTGGTCCTCTGGGAAGCTACTCTATGCAAATAGAAACCAGCCAAGAACGCACAAAACATCTTTTATGTGGGCCTTAGGTTTTGCAAGAAGCCCCAGCCCACTTTTAGCAAAACCCACATTTTGGGCTCAAAAAAATGATCTAAAAAGGTACTTAGATCTGCTTGTGGTTGTGGCTTCTTCTATACCCTTCACactatttttgaaattgggttCATAAAAATAGTCCGCACTCACAAGAAATAAATTGGAATTGGGGTCGCAAcactttttttgaaaacaactGTCAAGAATCCTCCCGTCATTTTTGTTTCCCGATCATCAGGTTCTAAATGCTGGTGGACTTTAAAACTCAGtaaaaatttcttgaaaaaaattgcaattccTACGAACATCTCAATCCCAAATTCTTGCAATTCTAATACCCACCTTCTAGATAAACAAATGTTAATTCAAGCCTCTccaatatttataatattgttAGAATTTGACTTTTCAGTATATTTCTTTAAATCTAAATATATGaagttaattttaaaaatgattaatatttattaacGTTCATAAGTATTTGTCATTTAAAAATTCTGATAATGAATTTGTTTTGGATTACTTAAAgacaatataaattaaaattgcaAGATATCGAAgtaacataaaaagtatgagTTCTAATTCTTACTCTCAAAAATCTACTACTtggatatttgaattttttaaccaaaaatcCATATCCTTTCTAGCATATATGCATTCATCTATTGCACGCAAAAGTTTCTCTTTAAATAATATGCTTAATGTAGCTGGCCATGTTAACAAATGAGTAAGAATTACAATAGAGTGGGATAGAGTCTGATCATGGCTGCCTCGTCCCCTTTTGGGATGAGAATGACATCAGCAAGGCAGGTAAGGGTCAAGTTGGGGCAAGACGCGGGAcgaattttttttaccatcccTAGGGCTGTACTGGACATACAACACCCCACCCCCGTCATCCGCCCTCTTCAGGGCGAAAAAACCCCACGTTGGGTGGATCAAGCAGGGCTGGGAATTTTCACCATTCCTACAAGCGAGGCACATAGTGAGTGGGTGAAGAAGTATAGCAATTAGTACAACTTCTCTGAATCTATAAATAATCCTCATGGAACATAAGGATAAAACTCAGATGatcaaatatcaaattgaacCTCACAATATTAACTTAAAAGAATTGAACACCCAATTCAGAGCTTCTACAGAAAACCAAGACAAACAAGCATCAAGATCTCATAACAACTATATTATTGTTACCAAGCATgaaacagacaaaaaaaaaaaggaacataaTTTAAGGAACTAAAAGGTCAGGAGCTACAAAAACAAATAACCATCAGATATGTTTGAAGGTTATTTTCACCATATTCATTTAAGCTGTGGCTGCCCCTTGAGCTGCAAGCCTCTTCTTGGCCTCTTCGATGATAGTTAGCTTTATTCCCTTGCCCTTAGGAAGGGAAACCCAAGGCTTTGTCCCCTTGCCAATAGTGTACACATTGCCCAAACGAGTAGCAAATTCATGCCCAGTGGCATCCTGGATGTGGACTGTCTCAAAGGTTCCCTTATGCTTCTCTCTGTTCTTGATTACTCCAACACGGCCTCTATTTCTTCCACCAGTCACCATGACTACATTCCCAACATCAAATTTGATGAAATCAGTGATCTTGCCGCTCTCCAAGTCCAGCTTGATGGTGTCATTGGCCTTGATGAGAGGGTCTGGGTAGCGGATGGTTCGCCCATCATGGGTGTTGAGGTATGGGATACCCTTTTGCCCATACTGCACCGACCTGACTTTGCAGAGCTTAAACTGCAGAGAGACTTTCAGTTGATCAGAATAATCCTAACAGGATCCATAGTAACTCCAGCTTCAAAAGGATCCATACAATATTGTGATACAAAATAGCAAAGCTAGGCAGATGATGTTAGAACTTCATCTATTATGTACAATAAGATGATATGTATTCACTACGAATCATGTCACTCTCAATTTTTGAAGCCTCTGTTATAGATATACATTAATTTttacaatggaaaaaaaaaacttgaaaatttattCAAGAGACTGAAGATAATACCTTTGCCTCTTCGTCCCTGATTGAGTGAAGACGGAATCGACCCTTAGTGTCGTAAAGCAGGCGGAAATTCTCATTAGTCTTGGGGATTGAAACAACATCTGTTAGAAGGAAAGCAGATTATaagcataaataaaatttctaaccAATAACACCACAGAACTTAATTTTAAACCAGGCAACATGCAGCAGTCATAAATACAAGGAAGCAACAAAAACTCTCAATGCCACAAAACTAATGAGTCACTCGCCAATCATATTGAATAGGTCATGTAATTCAGAAA
This portion of the Castanea sativa cultivar Marrone di Chiusa Pesio chromosome 7, ASM4071231v1 genome encodes:
- the LOC142643336 gene encoding small ribosomal subunit protein eS4x-like, with the protein product MARGLKKHLKRLNAPKHWMLDKLGGAFAPKPSSGPHKSRECLPLILILRNRLKYALTYREVISILMQRHVLVDGKVRTDKTYPSGFMDVVSIPKTNENFRLLYDTKGRFRLHSIRDEEAKFKLCKVRSVQYGQKGIPYLNTHDGRTIRYPDPLIKANDTIKLDLESGKITDFIKFDVGNVVMVTGGRNRGRVGVIKNREKHKGTFETVHIQDATGHEFATRLGNVYTIGKGTKPWVSLPKGKGIKLTIIEEAKKRLAAQGAATA